GTACACGTCTTCCTCGACGGCGGCGAGGTGTTCCGTCAATTCGTCAAACGAGTCGTACGGGTGGGGCTTGTCATTGACGACGACGAGGCCCCGTTCAAAAAATGGGATGGTCGTGGAGCAGGCGGTACAAGGAGACCACATAGGATCCCTCCTTTAAAATAATCGAAATACTCTTTAATCAGTTTATCGGACAAAACTCACCTAAAACTCACACATCGAGGTAAATAAATAAAAAAATCGTGCAAAATGGGTACAGTTTTTGTATACTTCCTATCGTATGAATAAGAAGCGCCTCAAAACGCCACTCGCATACGAACAACTTTTTGAACAGAAAGGGGTTCTATCGATGGACCAAAAATTAAAATTATGGTTTACGGAGCACCAAACAGAAGATTACGGAATCACGTTCCGTGTAAACCACGTTTATGAGAGCGAACAAACGGAGTTTCAACGACTAGAAATGGTCGAAACGGACGAGTTCGGAACAATGTTGTTGCTTGACGGAATGGTCATGACGACGGATAAGGACGAATTCGTCTATCACGAGATGGTGGCTCACGTCCCACTCTTCACACACCCGAATCCGAAGCATGTGCTCGTTGTCGGTGGCGGAGACGGTGGCGTCATCCGTGAGATTATGAAACACCCATCAGTCGAAAAAGCAGTTCTCGTCGACATCGACGGGAAAGTCATTGAATATTCGAAGAAATACTTACCAAATATCGCAGGTGAACTCGACAACCCGCGTGTTGAAGTCATCGTCGGTGACGGCTTCATGCATATCGCCGAATCAGAGAACGAGTATGACGTCATCATGGTCGACTCGACAGAACCGGTCGGCCCAGCGGCCAACTTGTTCACAAAAGGATTCTACGCCGGCATCTCGAGAGCGCTCAAAGACGACGGCATTTTCGTCGCGCAGACGGACAACCCATGGTTCACGCCAGAGCTCATCCAAACGGTTCAACGTGACGTGAAAGAGATTTTCCCAATCACGAAGCTCTACACGGCCAACGTACCGACGTATCCGAGCGGCATGTGGACGTTCACGATCGGCTCGAAGCAGTACGACCCAGAACAAGTGCCGGCCGAGCGTTTCCACGACATCGAGACGAAGTACTATACGCCGAAGCTTCACAATGCGGCCTTCGTCCTTCCGAAATTTGTGGAGGACTTGACGAAATGATTAAACGTTTCGATGAAGCCTACTCAGGCAAAGTGTTTATCGCGAGCTTGCCGGAAGTGAC
This sequence is a window from Exiguobacterium mexicanum. Protein-coding genes within it:
- the speE gene encoding polyamine aminopropyltransferase, producing MDQKLKLWFTEHQTEDYGITFRVNHVYESEQTEFQRLEMVETDEFGTMLLLDGMVMTTDKDEFVYHEMVAHVPLFTHPNPKHVLVVGGGDGGVIREIMKHPSVEKAVLVDIDGKVIEYSKKYLPNIAGELDNPRVEVIVGDGFMHIAESENEYDVIMVDSTEPVGPAANLFTKGFYAGISRALKDDGIFVAQTDNPWFTPELIQTVQRDVKEIFPITKLYTANVPTYPSGMWTFTIGSKQYDPEQVPAERFHDIETKYYTPKLHNAAFVLPKFVEDLTK